A genomic region of Micromonospora sp. NBC_01796 contains the following coding sequences:
- a CDS encoding UDP-N-acetylglucosamine--N-acetylmuramyl-(pentapeptide) pyrophosphoryl-undecaprenol N-acetylglucosamine transferase yields the protein MVIYSAEHLRGIRVVVTGGGTGGHTYPALTTIRTLRARLAVAGTEPELLWVGVAHGLEAKIARQEGIPFQAITTGKLRRSPNLRELGRNFADAFRIPLGILQAIMIVARTRPAVVLSTGGYVSVPIGIAAWLTRRPLVMHEQILTLGLANRILARIADRILLSHESSVDHLPERARARAVVTGNPIRPEILRGDRGRALAAYRLDPHLPLLYVTGGAQGAVQVNNLIAEILPDLLAGCQILHQCGEFSFDRMRLIADGLPEHLRDRYRVVDYVHDELPDVLAAADIVVARSGAGTVAELTALGKACVFVPLIPTGGDEQRRTARHLAEAGAARMLAGPDATPDRLREEIMMLLDHPDRRQHLADTARRYGRPDAAAAVATAIIDAAGRYGS from the coding sequence ATGGTCATCTACAGCGCGGAGCACCTGCGCGGGATCCGGGTGGTCGTCACCGGCGGCGGGACCGGCGGGCACACCTATCCGGCGTTGACCACCATCCGTACGCTGCGCGCCCGGCTCGCGGTCGCCGGCACCGAACCGGAACTGCTCTGGGTCGGTGTCGCGCACGGCCTGGAGGCGAAGATCGCCCGACAGGAGGGCATCCCGTTCCAGGCGATCACCACCGGGAAGCTGCGCCGGTCACCGAACCTGCGGGAGCTGGGGCGCAACTTCGCGGACGCGTTCCGGATCCCGCTCGGCATCCTCCAGGCGATCATGATCGTGGCCCGTACCCGGCCCGCCGTGGTCCTCTCCACCGGCGGGTACGTCTCCGTACCGATCGGGATCGCGGCCTGGTTGACCCGCCGGCCGCTGGTCATGCACGAGCAGATCCTCACCCTCGGGCTGGCGAACCGGATCCTGGCCCGGATCGCGGACCGGATCCTGCTCAGCCACGAGTCCTCGGTCGACCACCTGCCCGAACGGGCGAGGGCCCGTGCGGTGGTCACCGGCAACCCGATCCGGCCCGAGATCCTGCGCGGTGACCGGGGTCGGGCGCTGGCCGCGTACCGCCTCGACCCGCACCTGCCGCTGCTGTACGTCACCGGCGGCGCCCAGGGCGCGGTCCAGGTCAACAACCTGATCGCGGAGATCCTGCCGGACCTGCTCGCCGGCTGCCAGATCCTGCACCAGTGCGGCGAGTTCTCCTTCGACCGGATGCGGCTGATCGCGGACGGGCTGCCGGAGCACCTGCGGGACCGGTACCGGGTGGTCGACTACGTACACGACGAGCTGCCGGACGTGCTCGCCGCCGCCGACATCGTGGTGGCCCGCAGCGGGGCCGGAACGGTCGCCGAACTGACCGCCCTCGGCAAGGCGTGCGTGTTCGTTCCGCTGATCCCGACCGGGGGTGACGAGCAGCGGCGTACCGCCCGGCACTTGGCCGAAGCGGGTGCGGCCCGGATGCTCGCCGGCCCCGACGCGACCCCCGACCGCCTCCGCGAGGAGATCATGATGCTGCTCGACCACCCCGACCGGCGCCAACATCTGGCCGACACCGCCCGCCGCTACGGGCGCCCCGACGCCGCCGCGGCCGTCGCCACCGCGATCATCGACGCCGCCGGGCGGTACGGGTCATGA
- a CDS encoding DinB family protein codes for MTPPQVRTSDEKTTLVTSLARHRAVILWKVRDLDDERLRRPMVPSGTSLLGLVKHLAGVEYGWFCETFGRPVEPMPFDLDQDPESDMRADPGETTADIVAFYQRACAAADEAISEIDLDAHGTSWRGDTVSMRWVLVHMIEETARHAGHMDIMRELLDGATGDHAS; via the coding sequence GTGACGCCACCGCAGGTTCGTACCTCGGACGAGAAGACGACTCTCGTCACCAGCCTCGCCCGCCATCGTGCCGTGATCCTCTGGAAGGTCCGGGATCTCGACGACGAGCGGCTGCGTCGGCCCATGGTCCCGTCCGGCACCAGCCTGCTCGGCCTGGTCAAGCACCTGGCCGGCGTCGAGTACGGATGGTTCTGCGAGACGTTCGGCCGGCCGGTCGAGCCGATGCCGTTCGACCTCGACCAGGACCCGGAATCCGACATGCGGGCCGATCCGGGGGAGACGACGGCGGACATCGTCGCCTTCTACCAGCGAGCCTGCGCGGCGGCCGACGAGGCGATCTCCGAGATCGACCTCGACGCGCACGGCACTTCGTGGCGCGGCGACACCGTCTCCATGCGCTGGGTGCTGGTGCACATGATCGAGGAGACCGCTCGGCACGCCGGTCACATGGACATCATGCGAGAACTCCTCGACGGGGCAACGGGCGACCACGCTTCGTGA
- a CDS encoding VOC family protein, with protein MAPPPRMIVSGIVLDSPDAQELAAFYRRLLGWNVEQDEPDWVKLSAPVGGAGLSFQTESAYVRPTWPAGPDDQQMMLHLDIEVDDLEVAGAHALAAGATLADFQPQDDVRVYLDPAGHPFCLFLPG; from the coding sequence ATGGCCCCGCCGCCTCGCATGATCGTCTCCGGCATCGTGCTCGACTCGCCCGACGCCCAGGAACTCGCGGCGTTCTACCGGCGGCTGCTCGGGTGGAACGTGGAGCAGGACGAGCCGGACTGGGTGAAGCTCTCCGCTCCGGTGGGTGGTGCCGGGCTGTCGTTCCAGACCGAGTCGGCGTACGTGCGGCCGACCTGGCCCGCCGGCCCGGACGACCAGCAGATGATGCTGCACCTGGACATCGAGGTGGACGACCTGGAGGTCGCCGGGGCACACGCGCTCGCGGCCGGTGCCACGCTCGCGGACTTCCAACCCCAGGATGACGTACGGGTCTACCTCGACCCGGCCGGTCACCCGTTCTGCCTCTTCCTGCCGGGCTGA
- a CDS encoding outer membrane protein assembly factor BamB family protein — protein sequence MTTSSSTSSGARTDADTPVLIDLDLSGDEPAAGAVPGLPVSLRRLRFGALAVGAALLLALGGSAAPGPSSLTEITTLIVAPNRGFVLTPDRLFVGVDQPGQAGESVAAYEPRQGRLLWTTEYDRDSTAAGSLARQVGDVLLTRVLRGEGTSTTAVDARIGEVRWSVPGELRTMTDGRTGLTIEKVLPPNSEALELSSSYYPSAPGDAHLVAPLGVVVRAYDLGTGQALWTSVPVADAMATNWSNAPPAESAAVVVTTVDGRVEQWDARTGKARQSLPAVTVEPPAVVVAGDLLLVQRADGVLTAYAVDTFTERWHRTLGSPEVAVNNCGDQPCVGNGSGWTVLDPGTGKQTGPKTDPNTVRVMNGSHVVELGPGDGGLARSVDPATGRTLADLTGWVQMSTAPPGRPALLTAPSKSGAATWFGLLEPGATEVHLLGIVPYGAGYCQLDADIIVCQDESNVLRVWRYHR from the coding sequence GTGACTACGAGCAGCAGTACGAGCAGCGGAGCGCGAACGGATGCCGACACGCCCGTACTGATCGATCTCGACCTGTCGGGCGACGAACCGGCGGCGGGTGCCGTACCCGGTTTGCCGGTGTCGTTGCGTCGGCTGCGCTTCGGGGCGCTGGCGGTCGGGGCGGCGCTGCTGCTGGCCCTCGGTGGCTCGGCGGCACCCGGACCGTCGTCACTGACCGAGATCACCACCCTGATCGTGGCGCCGAACCGGGGCTTCGTCCTCACTCCCGACCGGCTGTTCGTCGGGGTGGACCAGCCCGGCCAGGCCGGCGAGTCCGTCGCCGCGTACGAGCCGCGTCAGGGGCGGTTGCTCTGGACCACCGAGTACGACCGGGACAGCACCGCCGCCGGATCGCTCGCCCGGCAGGTCGGGGACGTGCTGCTGACCCGGGTGCTGCGGGGCGAGGGCACGAGCACGACCGCTGTGGACGCGCGTATCGGCGAGGTCCGCTGGTCGGTGCCGGGTGAGTTGCGGACGATGACCGACGGCCGTACGGGGCTGACCATCGAGAAGGTCCTTCCCCCCAACTCCGAGGCACTGGAACTGTCCTCTTCGTACTACCCGTCCGCGCCCGGCGACGCCCACCTGGTCGCGCCGCTGGGGGTGGTGGTGCGGGCGTACGACCTGGGCACCGGGCAGGCGCTCTGGACTTCGGTGCCGGTGGCGGACGCGATGGCCACCAACTGGTCGAACGCCCCACCGGCCGAGAGTGCCGCGGTGGTGGTCACGACCGTGGACGGCCGGGTCGAGCAGTGGGATGCCCGGACCGGCAAGGCCAGGCAGAGCCTCCCGGCTGTCACGGTGGAGCCGCCTGCGGTGGTGGTGGCCGGGGACCTGCTGCTGGTTCAACGGGCGGACGGGGTACTGACCGCGTACGCGGTCGACACGTTCACCGAACGGTGGCACCGGACCCTGGGAAGTCCGGAGGTGGCCGTCAACAACTGCGGCGACCAGCCCTGCGTGGGCAACGGCTCGGGCTGGACGGTGCTCGACCCGGGCACCGGAAAGCAGACCGGTCCGAAGACCGATCCCAACACGGTCCGGGTGATGAACGGGAGCCATGTGGTCGAGTTGGGGCCCGGTGACGGCGGGCTGGCTCGTAGCGTCGACCCGGCCACCGGCCGGACGTTGGCCGACCTGACCGGCTGGGTGCAGATGAGCACCGCACCGCCGGGCAGACCGGCACTGCTCACGGCCCCGAGCAAGTCGGGCGCGGCGACCTGGTTCGGTCTGCTCGAACCGGGCGCGACCGAGGTGCACCTGCTCGGGATAGTGCCCTACGGGGCGGGGTACTGCCAGCTCGATGCGGACATCATCGTCTGCCAGGACGAGTCCAACGTCCTGCGCGTCTGGCGCTACCACCGCTGA
- a CDS encoding M15 family metallopeptidase: protein MILLSDRRISAIPLGDNNEPLVDLRRIDGFRVDDRLADPAGAYAHLREETAARLLTAQRTLPYGLRLLIVEGYRPLTLQTTYFEDYKDELRQRYPRWEPARLHVEASKYVSPPEVAPHSTGGTVDLTLCTADGDELDMGTAVNDSPVASANACFTGSPDISPEARANRDILGTALSAAGMVNYPTEWWHWSFGDRYWALNTRADSTRYGPVDLT from the coding sequence ATGATCCTGCTCTCCGACCGGCGGATCTCCGCGATCCCGCTCGGTGACAACAACGAACCCCTGGTCGACCTGCGTCGGATCGACGGGTTCCGGGTCGACGACCGGCTCGCCGACCCCGCCGGTGCGTACGCCCACCTGCGGGAGGAGACCGCGGCCCGGCTGCTGACCGCCCAGCGGACCCTGCCGTACGGGTTGCGCCTCCTCATCGTCGAGGGCTACCGGCCGCTGACGTTGCAGACGACCTACTTCGAGGACTACAAGGACGAACTCCGCCAGCGGTATCCACGGTGGGAGCCGGCGCGCCTGCACGTCGAGGCCAGCAAGTACGTCTCGCCGCCCGAGGTGGCCCCGCACAGCACCGGCGGAACCGTCGACCTGACCCTCTGCACCGCCGACGGCGACGAACTCGACATGGGTACGGCCGTCAACGACAGCCCGGTGGCCAGCGCCAACGCCTGCTTCACCGGCTCGCCCGACATCTCACCCGAGGCCAGGGCCAACCGCGACATCCTCGGTACGGCACTGTCGGCCGCCGGCATGGTCAACTACCCGACCGAGTGGTGGCACTGGTCGTTCGGCGACCGCTACTGGGCCCTGAACACGCGGGCCGACAGCACCCGGTACGGCCCGGTCGACCTGACGTGA
- a CDS encoding maleylpyruvate isomerase family mycothiol-dependent enzyme, producing the protein MAETPEFPDLVRLIDERSSAFRAALASAPSLEVQVPTCPEWTLLDLVQHLGKGRRRWAAIVGAGPADAPPPETAAKGPLVGPREREALLAWSAESTEQLLDALRESGPDRGCWTWWGRSMSLQTSGAVARHQLQEVAVHTYDAQLTLGAAQPLPEEVALDGVEDFLLTCCATTAPWPHERAAVDYHATEGRSWRLWLSADGARVARLPTPGTMTATAAGEGPDAVDASLWGTASELVLVFYGRVPVDYLKVDGDRRIFDLLIDWDPDA; encoded by the coding sequence GTGGCAGAGACTCCGGAGTTCCCCGACCTGGTACGGCTGATCGACGAACGATCGAGCGCGTTCCGGGCCGCGCTCGCCTCCGCGCCCAGCCTGGAGGTGCAGGTGCCGACCTGCCCCGAGTGGACGCTGCTGGATCTGGTGCAGCATCTGGGCAAGGGACGCCGACGGTGGGCCGCGATCGTCGGCGCGGGGCCTGCCGACGCTCCCCCGCCCGAGACCGCCGCGAAGGGTCCGCTGGTTGGCCCCCGTGAGCGCGAGGCCCTGTTGGCTTGGTCGGCCGAGTCCACGGAGCAACTGCTGGACGCGCTGCGGGAGTCCGGCCCGGATCGCGGGTGCTGGACGTGGTGGGGCAGGTCGATGTCGCTACAGACCTCCGGTGCCGTCGCCCGGCACCAGCTCCAGGAGGTCGCGGTGCACACCTATGACGCCCAGCTCACCCTTGGTGCCGCACAGCCGCTGCCGGAAGAGGTGGCACTCGACGGTGTCGAGGATTTCCTGCTCACCTGCTGCGCGACGACGGCCCCCTGGCCGCACGAGCGTGCCGCCGTCGACTACCACGCTACCGAGGGCCGCTCCTGGCGCCTTTGGCTTTCCGCCGACGGCGCACGGGTCGCCCGTCTCCCCACGCCCGGCACGATGACCGCCACCGCTGCCGGCGAGGGACCGGACGCTGTCGACGCCTCCCTCTGGGGTACGGCCAGTGAGCTGGTCCTGGTCTTCTACGGCCGTGTTCCGGTGGACTACCTGAAGGTCGACGGCGACCGACGGATCTTCGACCTGCTCATCGACTGGGACCCGGACGCGTAG
- a CDS encoding helix-turn-helix domain-containing protein, with translation MLDHFGEELKLIRIAAEMSQQELAEAISYSTALVGKIENGDRRPSADFARRCDSVFNTSGLFVRIQRLISRDGMVAWFREWAGIEAEAIALRSFEPLFVPGLLQTEAYARALLAASALLAPGEIEQQVVARLERQEILTRENPPLLTVVIDEFVLRRPVGGPTVMKEQLQHLVKLGTSMPRVRIHVVPLSVGAYAGLNGPFVIATPPVGEDVVYIEGQLHGQTFDRAEDMRHAVQVWESIRGEALPHQQSLELISEVAETWT, from the coding sequence ATGCTCGACCACTTTGGCGAAGAGCTGAAACTGATCCGCATCGCCGCTGAAATGTCCCAGCAGGAACTCGCCGAGGCGATCAGCTATTCGACCGCCCTCGTCGGCAAGATCGAAAACGGCGACCGTCGCCCCAGCGCCGATTTCGCCCGCCGCTGCGACTCGGTGTTCAACACCAGTGGCCTGTTCGTCCGCATCCAACGCCTGATCAGCCGAGACGGGATGGTGGCCTGGTTCCGCGAGTGGGCCGGCATCGAGGCGGAGGCCATTGCCCTTCGAAGCTTCGAGCCCCTGTTTGTGCCCGGCTTGCTCCAGACCGAGGCATATGCCCGAGCGTTGCTTGCTGCCTCGGCCTTGCTTGCACCGGGAGAGATTGAGCAGCAAGTGGTCGCACGACTGGAGCGGCAGGAAATTTTGACTCGGGAAAATCCACCGCTGCTGACCGTGGTCATCGACGAGTTCGTGCTGCGCCGGCCCGTTGGTGGTCCCACGGTCATGAAGGAGCAGCTCCAGCACCTCGTGAAGCTCGGAACATCGATGCCACGGGTGCGAATCCACGTCGTGCCGCTGTCCGTCGGCGCGTACGCTGGGCTCAACGGCCCCTTCGTGATCGCCACCCCGCCCGTCGGCGAGGACGTTGTCTATATTGAAGGTCAGTTGCATGGGCAGACGTTCGACCGCGCAGAGGACATGAGACACGCGGTTCAGGTGTGGGAATCCATCCGGGGCGAGGCTCTACCCCATCAGCAGTCCCTCGAGTTGATATCGGAAGTGGCAGAGACATGGACCTGA
- a CDS encoding DUF397 domain-containing protein has protein sequence MDLIGARWRKSSRSNTQGGDCVEVADNLPGRVFVRDTKDREGGTLAFGPAAWRAFVADVGSRRP, from the coding sequence ATGGACCTGATCGGCGCCCGGTGGCGTAAAAGCAGCCGCAGCAACACCCAGGGTGGCGACTGCGTCGAAGTGGCGGACAACCTGCCGGGGCGGGTGTTCGTGCGGGATACCAAGGACCGTGAGGGTGGGACGTTGGCGTTCGGTCCTGCCGCGTGGCGGGCGTTCGTGGCCGACGTAGGTTCTCGCCGCCCGTAA
- a CDS encoding flavin reductase — MTARTRTRRRPHLPMRPTWRCRVCAADWPCGPARLALLAEFHRNRVALCLYLSAQYVRALEDLAEYAPNAPRENLYNRFIAWPPVPRR; from the coding sequence GTGACCGCGCGTACGCGTACCCGAAGGCGACCGCACCTGCCGATGCGGCCGACGTGGCGGTGCCGGGTCTGCGCAGCCGACTGGCCGTGCGGTCCGGCCCGACTGGCGCTGCTGGCGGAGTTCCACCGCAACCGGGTCGCGCTCTGCCTCTACCTCTCCGCCCAGTACGTCCGCGCCCTGGAAGACCTCGCCGAGTACGCACCGAACGCGCCCCGCGAGAACCTCTACAACCGTTTCATCGCCTGGCCGCCGGTGCCGCGCCGATGA
- a CDS encoding ISL3 family transposase, with product MRNARLWARLLGVEKTVVEGVEFDEDAGVVVASVRPGRGQRRRCGVCGRRCPGYDRGEGRRRWRALDWGTVRMFVEADAPRVRCVTHGVVVAAVPWARHGAGHTRGFDQTVAWLATVCAKSAVTELMRVAWRTVGAVVARVWADVEAGNDLLAGLRRVGIDEISYRKGRKYLLVVVDHDSGRLVWVANGANQTTLGRFFDLLGERRCAEISHVSCDGARWMSDVITAYCPQAVRCADPYHVVAWATEALDVQRRQSWNAARGAARGISHNRRSRGTAKLLNNARWALWKNPENLSERQREQLAWIARTDPVLHRAWALKEGLRTVFAIARRSPAEAVEALDRWISWARRCRIPGFVKLQQRIVRHRHAIIASIEHRLSNAIVESTNTKIRLIIRRAYGFHSADAVIALAMLTLGGHRPNLPAR from the coding sequence GTGCGTAATGCCAGGTTATGGGCTCGATTGCTCGGCGTCGAGAAGACGGTGGTCGAGGGTGTCGAGTTCGATGAGGATGCGGGTGTGGTGGTGGCGTCGGTGCGGCCGGGGCGTGGTCAGCGGCGTCGGTGTGGGGTCTGCGGGCGGCGGTGTCCTGGTTATGACCGGGGTGAGGGGCGTCGTCGGTGGCGGGCGTTGGATTGGGGAACGGTCCGGATGTTCGTCGAGGCTGACGCGCCTCGGGTCCGTTGTGTCACTCATGGGGTGGTGGTGGCCGCGGTGCCGTGGGCGCGGCATGGTGCCGGACATACCCGTGGTTTCGATCAGACGGTGGCGTGGCTTGCCACGGTGTGTGCGAAGAGTGCGGTGACGGAGTTGATGCGGGTCGCGTGGCGGACGGTTGGTGCCGTGGTGGCCAGGGTCTGGGCGGATGTTGAGGCCGGGAACGATTTGCTGGCGGGGTTGCGTCGGGTGGGGATCGATGAGATTTCCTACCGGAAGGGCCGTAAGTATCTGCTCGTGGTGGTGGATCATGACTCGGGTCGGCTGGTTTGGGTGGCCAACGGGGCGAACCAGACCACCCTGGGCCGGTTCTTCGACCTTCTCGGCGAACGGCGGTGCGCGGAGATCAGTCACGTGTCCTGCGACGGGGCTCGTTGGATGAGTGACGTCATCACCGCTTACTGCCCGCAGGCGGTGCGTTGTGCTGATCCCTACCATGTGGTGGCGTGGGCGACCGAGGCCCTTGACGTCCAGCGGCGTCAGTCGTGGAACGCGGCCCGTGGGGCGGCGCGGGGTATCAGCCACAACCGGAGATCACGCGGGACGGCGAAGCTGCTGAACAACGCCCGGTGGGCGTTGTGGAAGAACCCCGAGAACCTCAGCGAACGTCAACGCGAGCAACTGGCCTGGATCGCCAGGACCGACCCCGTGTTGCACCGGGCCTGGGCCCTGAAAGAGGGCCTACGGACCGTGTTCGCGATCGCCAGACGCAGCCCGGCCGAAGCCGTCGAGGCCCTGGACAGGTGGATCAGCTGGGCCCGCCGATGCCGAATCCCGGGCTTCGTGAAACTCCAGCAACGGATCGTCCGTCACCGTCACGCGATCATCGCCTCGATCGAACACCGCCTGTCCAACGCCATCGTGGAGTCCACCAACACCAAGATCCGACTCATCATCCGCAGGGCCTACGGATTCCACTCCGCCGACGCCGTCATCGCCCTGGCCATGCTCACCCTCGGCGGCCACCGACCCAATCTCCCCGCCAGATAA
- a CDS encoding DUF397 domain-containing protein, whose product MDLTGARWRKSSRSNTNGGNCVEVAGNLPGRVFVRDTKDREGGTLAFGPAAWQAFVADVAARRP is encoded by the coding sequence ATGGACCTGACCGGCGCCCGGTGGCGTAAGAGCAGCCGCAGCAACACCAATGGTGGCAACTGCGTCGAAGTGGCGGGGAACTTGCCGGGGCGGGTGTTCGTGCGGGATACCAAGGACCGTGAGGGTGGGACGTTGGCGTTCGGTCCTGCCGCTTGGCAGGCGTTCGTGGCCGACGTAGCTGCTCGCCGCCCCTAA
- a CDS encoding acyltransferase family protein, with protein sequence MRRLYEVDLLRIIAALAVVVFHYTFSAWMQGLSPVTFPVLGEVTRYGYLGVDLFFVISGFVVLSSAWNRTPREFVVSRIVRLYPAFWVAVTLTAVVSVVSGRFPVGPVQYLANLTMLNPAVNVGNIDVVYWTLWAELRFYLVVFVLALVGLTRRRVLAALWGWLALTGLHELGLLPSAADLLLQTTFSHYFIAGMALSLLLRFGPSWELVAILVLAYANAVYRGLGFAADVAERYRTGFHPAVIIGVIWLIFMVVTLIALEATAGIGRPWFLVAGSLTYPLYLVHAHIGFVLLGWFGPLVTPYPGLKWVLLAALIGGMGALAYAIHVVVERPLAPRLKRALNRLARVPVRSRQVGSHPV encoded by the coding sequence GTGAGGCGGCTGTACGAAGTCGACCTCCTGCGGATCATCGCAGCGCTGGCGGTCGTGGTCTTCCACTACACCTTCTCCGCCTGGATGCAGGGCCTCAGCCCGGTCACCTTCCCGGTGCTCGGCGAGGTGACCCGGTACGGCTACCTCGGCGTCGACCTGTTCTTCGTGATCAGCGGGTTCGTCGTCCTGTCGAGCGCCTGGAACCGTACCCCTCGGGAGTTTGTCGTCTCCCGGATCGTCCGGCTCTATCCGGCGTTCTGGGTCGCGGTCACCCTCACCGCCGTGGTGAGCGTCGTCTCCGGGAGGTTCCCGGTCGGCCCGGTGCAGTACCTGGCGAACCTGACCATGCTCAACCCGGCGGTCAACGTCGGCAACATCGACGTCGTCTACTGGACGCTCTGGGCCGAACTGCGGTTCTACCTGGTCGTGTTCGTCCTGGCGCTGGTCGGACTGACCCGCCGCCGGGTCCTGGCCGCGCTCTGGGGGTGGCTGGCCCTGACCGGGCTGCACGAACTCGGGCTGCTGCCGTCCGCCGCCGACCTGCTGCTCCAGACCACGTTCTCGCACTACTTCATCGCCGGGATGGCGCTGAGCCTGCTGCTCCGCTTCGGCCCGAGCTGGGAGCTGGTGGCGATCCTGGTGCTGGCGTACGCGAACGCGGTCTACCGGGGGTTGGGGTTCGCGGCCGACGTGGCCGAGCGCTACCGGACCGGGTTCCACCCGGCGGTCATCATCGGCGTCATCTGGCTGATCTTCATGGTGGTGACGCTGATCGCGCTGGAGGCCACCGCCGGGATCGGCCGCCCGTGGTTCCTGGTGGCCGGATCACTGACCTACCCGCTCTACCTGGTCCACGCCCACATCGGGTTTGTCCTGCTGGGCTGGTTCGGCCCGCTGGTGACGCCGTATCCGGGGCTGAAATGGGTGCTGCTCGCCGCCCTGATCGGCGGCATGGGCGCCCTCGCGTACGCCATCCACGTGGTGGTCGAACGCCCGCTCGCACCCCGGTTGAAGCGCGCCCTGAACCGCCTCGCGCGGGTGCCGGTGCGGTCCCGTCAGGTCGGGTCGCATCCGGTCTGA
- a CDS encoding D-alanine--D-alanine ligase family protein, with protein MTNIRLAVLFGGRSGEHDVSRRSAESILAHLDRDAYDVTEVLIERDGRWRIDGHPATLTTALKALSSQDVVFPALHGPYGEDGTVQSMLEWLGVAYVGNGVFASAAGMDKEVTKRLLAADGLRVADGVTLRPGQELSAADRDRLGLPVFVKPARAGSSIGVSKVERWEQLPAALELARESDTRVLVEAAVRGREIDVAVLEHPDGRIEAGPPLEISVASAAFFDYDAKYDGGAVFHIPAALDPDSTRMLQDRAVRAFTTLGCRGLLRVDFFLPHTGQEPVVNEVNTFPGFTAASQYPQIWQRAGITFPALLDILVAGALKESRLGAAAA; from the coding sequence TTGACGAACATCCGGCTGGCGGTGCTCTTCGGTGGGCGCAGCGGCGAGCACGACGTTTCCCGCCGCTCGGCGGAGAGCATCCTCGCCCACCTCGACCGCGACGCGTACGACGTGACCGAGGTCCTGATCGAGCGGGACGGCCGGTGGCGTATCGACGGCCACCCGGCCACCCTCACCACCGCACTCAAGGCCCTGAGCAGCCAGGACGTCGTGTTCCCGGCACTGCACGGCCCGTACGGGGAGGACGGGACGGTCCAGTCGATGCTGGAGTGGCTCGGCGTCGCGTACGTCGGAAACGGGGTCTTCGCCAGCGCAGCCGGGATGGACAAGGAGGTCACCAAGCGCCTCCTCGCCGCCGACGGACTGCGGGTCGCCGACGGGGTGACCCTGCGTCCGGGGCAGGAACTGTCGGCGGCCGACCGGGACCGGCTGGGCCTGCCCGTCTTCGTCAAGCCCGCCCGCGCCGGCTCCAGCATCGGTGTGTCCAAGGTGGAGCGGTGGGAGCAGTTGCCGGCCGCGTTGGAGTTGGCGCGGGAGAGTGACACGCGGGTACTGGTCGAGGCGGCGGTACGCGGACGCGAGATCGACGTCGCCGTACTGGAACACCCGGACGGCCGGATCGAGGCCGGTCCACCGCTGGAGATCAGTGTCGCCAGCGCCGCCTTCTTCGACTACGACGCCAAGTACGACGGCGGGGCGGTCTTCCACATCCCGGCCGCGCTCGACCCCGACTCGACCCGGATGCTCCAGGACCGGGCGGTGCGGGCGTTCACCACCCTGGGCTGCCGGGGGCTGCTCCGGGTCGACTTCTTCCTCCCGCACACCGGGCAGGAACCGGTGGTCAACGAGGTCAACACGTTCCCCGGTTTCACCGCCGCCTCGCAGTACCCGCAGATCTGGCAGCGGGCCGGGATCACCTTCCCCGCCCTGCTCGACATCCTGGTCGCGGGTGCGCTCAAGGAATCCCGGCTCGGCGCGGCGGCGGCCTGA